Proteins found in one Anabas testudineus chromosome 1, fAnaTes1.2, whole genome shotgun sequence genomic segment:
- the gde1 gene encoding glycerophosphodiester phosphodiesterase 1 → MLQLEDEVTLYSVVFVVLLLGTRSPVWTTVLTASLYLFLAMFRFPQVPTSRVRQVLHPTKGTVGSGKVSVVAHRGGGHDAPENTIAAIREASKNGATGVELDLEFSADGVPILMHDETVDRTTNGSGLLSQMRLSDLSELDAAAKHRLREKFAGQKIPTLEEAVEECIKLQLTIYFDVKGHPDEAAAALKELYKKHPVLYNSSIVCSFEPKVIYRMRQSDPEVVTALTHRPWSLSRFGDGSPRFSSLWKHHWMTLMDVVLDLAHHHVLWKLCGISAFLIQKNFVSLDYVQYWAQRGVEVVAWTVNTKVEKEYYHDVLQVNYITDSLVEDCEPHY, encoded by the exons ATGTTGCAGCTGGAGGATGAAGTCACTCTGTACTCGGTCGTCTTCGTGGTGCTCTTGCTCGGTACCAGGAGCCCGGTGTGGACCACGGTCCTCACCGCCTCCCTCTACCTCTTTCTGGCTATGTTCCGGTTCCCCCAGGTACCGACCAGCCGGGTCCGGCAGGTGCTGCACCCAACCAAGGGCACGGTGGGCTCCGGCAAGGTGTCGGTGGTCGCTCACAGGGGCGGTGGACATGACGCCCCGGAGAACACGATCGCAGCCATCCGTGAG GCCAGTAAGAATGGGGCGACAGGTGTGGAGTTGGACCTGGAGTTCTCAGCAGACGGCGTCCCAATACTGATGCACGATGAGACTGTAGACCGGACCACTAACGGGTCAGGACTGCTTAGCCAGATGAGACTCTCTGACCTGAGTGAACTGGACGCAGCTGCTAAACATCGACTCCG GGAGAAGTTTGCTGGGCAGAAGATCCCAACCCTGGAGGAGGCAGTGGAGGAATGCATCAAACTGCAGCTTACCATCTACTTTGATGTCAAAGGTCATCCAGATGAG gcAGCCGCAGCCCTTAAAGAACTGTATAAGAAACATCCAGTCCTCTACAACAGCAGCATCGTCTGTTCCTTCGAGCCCAAAGTCATCTACAGG ATGAGGCAGAGTGATCCAGAAGTGGTCACAGCATTAACCCACAGGCCGTGGAGCCTGAGTCGGTTTGGAGATGGCTCCCCGCGTTTCTCGTCACTATGGAAACACCACTGGATGACACTAATGGACGTAGTGTTGGACTTGGCCCACCATCACGTGCTGTGGAAGCTGTGTGGAATCTCAGCCTTCCTGATCCAGAAGaactttgtttcact GGACTATGTGCAGTACTGGGCCCAGAGAGGGGTGGAGGTTGTAGCCTGGACAGTCAACACAAAAGTGGAGAAAGAGTATTACCACGATGTGCTCCAAGTCAACTACATCACTGACAGCCTGGTGGAAGACTGTGAACCTCATTACTGA